A region from the Pseudomonas cucumis genome encodes:
- the yjiA gene encoding GTPase, translated as MSSPIPVTILSGFLGAGKTTLLRYLLKAEHGLKIAVIENEFSDAGIDTQLLGDEPVQVMTLSNGCVCCTIHTDLTKALYLLLERLDSGEIAFDRLVIECTGLADPAPVAQTFFIDEELRERYILDGIITLVDAKHAEHHLTQTIAQAQIGFADRLLVSKRDLVDEPTFTALSERLTRINRRAPIRLVEHGKIDLAELLDVRGFNLNADLGGGVSLRPVSKAPSIDRISSLVLRTDKPLDIDKLSEFMNELLEEHGKQLLRYKGVLNILGEPRRMVFQGVLKLYGFDWDTEWADDETRESVIVFIADDLPEEKIREGFARVGAG; from the coding sequence TTGTCCTCTCCCATTCCAGTAACAATCCTCAGCGGCTTTCTCGGCGCGGGAAAGACCACGCTGCTGCGCTATCTGCTTAAAGCCGAGCACGGCCTGAAAATCGCTGTGATCGAAAACGAATTCAGTGACGCCGGTATCGACACTCAATTGTTGGGCGACGAGCCGGTGCAAGTGATGACGCTGTCCAACGGCTGCGTCTGTTGCACCATCCACACCGATTTGACCAAAGCGTTGTACCTGCTGCTCGAACGCCTGGACAGCGGCGAAATCGCCTTCGATCGTCTGGTCATCGAATGCACCGGTCTGGCTGACCCTGCCCCTGTAGCGCAAACCTTCTTCATCGACGAAGAGCTGCGCGAGCGCTACATCCTCGATGGCATCATCACCCTGGTCGACGCCAAACATGCTGAACATCACCTGACCCAGACCATCGCCCAGGCGCAGATCGGCTTTGCTGACCGCTTGCTGGTGAGCAAACGGGATCTGGTGGACGAGCCGACCTTCACCGCCCTCAGCGAGCGCCTGACCCGCATCAACCGCCGCGCACCGATTCGCCTGGTCGAGCACGGCAAGATCGACCTGGCTGAATTGCTCGACGTGCGCGGCTTCAACCTCAATGCCGACCTCGGTGGTGGCGTGAGTCTGCGTCCTGTGAGCAAGGCACCGTCCATCGACCGTATCTCCAGCCTGGTGTTGCGCACTGACAAGCCCCTGGATATCGACAAACTCAGTGAGTTCATGAACGAACTGCTGGAAGAACATGGTAAGCAACTGCTGCGCTACAAAGGTGTCTTGAACATCCTTGGCGAGCCGCGGCGCATGGTGTTTCAAGGCGTGTTGAAGTTGTATGGTTTCGACTGGGATACGGAATGGGCCGATGATGAAACACGCGAAAGCGTGATCGTGTTCATTGCCGATGATTTGCCGGAAGAGAAGATTCGCGAGGGATTTGCGCGGGTGGGGGCAGGTTGA